Proteins encoded in a region of the Panicum hallii strain FIL2 chromosome 3, PHallii_v3.1, whole genome shotgun sequence genome:
- the LOC112884404 gene encoding uncharacterized protein LOC112884404, protein MFPLFRSVPTCCCALHRPTQTALRRAGYINGGSCGVGDLGFWRFASLLSPSSRSGGVFTRLTPLPRPLGLGLPAPRTLASSVSARWGIAGRGGWSSAPLLRVRLPALEGIKRLSGIFKIDDKEYISLTGHFSTKSCEKVRKLSLPRLVEVAKVPRLAAWPKIWKASKPTGDSIGLYFFPHEMRHDEELDQLVKEVMDKDLVLRAAIDEAEMLIFPSLLLPERHQRFQTKHYLWAAFKAKEDKGAVIVEQEEKEKQHDSCQLAEVQSEESDQEKILMKCDKPLVLVNKQLPANSIQEVVTCCIQGPTNMRLGREAPEERILRESSHQAVGTRASTAVATDATTVANAATVPSEATSFATNTVQAWKHAHSVFSIVVRQTPDLEPKVQQFIKDMESEGSLVAVMQGEAIGPR, encoded by the exons ATGTTTCCGCTGTTCCGTTCCGTTCCCACCTGCTGCTGCGCTCTCCACCGTCCCACGCAAACGGCACTGCGCCGCGCCGGGTACATAAACGGAGGCAGCTGTGGGGTTGGGGACTTGGGGTTTTGGCGTTTCGCTTCGCTCCTTTCTCCCTCCTCCCGTTCCGGTGGGGTTTTCACTCGCCTCACACCGCTGCCGCGGCCGCTGGGTCTGGGGCTTCCGGCGCCCAGGACCCTAGCAAGCTCCGTCAGCGCGCGGTGGGGGATTGCTGGGAGGGGTGGTTGGTCCTCCGCGCCTCTACTTCGGGTTCGTCTGCCGGCGTTGGAGGGGATCAAACGCCTAAG TGGAATCTTTAAGATTGATGATAAGGAATACATATCATTGACTGGACATTTCTCAACCAAATCATGCGAGAAAGTGCGGAAATTGTCATTGCCACGGTTGGTCGAAGTGGCAAAGGTTCCTAGATTGGCAGCCTGGCCCAAGATATGGAAGGCATCAAAACCCACTGGTGACAGCATTGGATTATATTTCTTCCCTcatgaaatgag GCATGATGAAGAACTAGATCAACTAGTTAAGGAAGTCATGGATAAAGATTTGGTCTTGCGGGCTGCCATTGATGAAGCTGAAATGCTGATATTCCCATCTCTTCTACTGCCTGAACGACATCAGA GATTCCAAACAAAACACTACCTATGGGCGGCATTCAAGGCAAAGGAGGATAAAGGTGCTGTAATTGTAgaacaggaagaaaaggaaaaacaaCATGATTCATGCCAGCTAGCTGAGGTACAATCTGAAGAGTCGGATCAAGAAAAGATTTTGATGAAATGTGACAAACCGTTGGTGTTGGTGAACAAGCAGCTGCCTGCTAACAGCATTCAAGAAGTTGTAACTTGCTGCATTCAGGGGCCCACCAACATGCGCCTTGGACGTGAAGCTCCTGAAGAAAGGATTCTGAGAGAATCATCGCATCAAGCTGTCGGCACCAGGGCATCTACTGCTGTTGCTACTGATGCCACTACAGTTGCTAATGCTGCTACCGTTCCCTCTGAAGCTACTTCATTTGCTACTAATACAGTCCAAGCATGGAAGCACGCCCATAGTGTCTTCAGTATTGTTGTCCGACAAACTCCGGATCTTGAGCCGAAAGTGCAGCAATTTATCAAGGATATGGAAAGCGAAGGTTCACTGGTAGCTGTTATGCAAGGGGAGGCAATTGGTCCTCGCTAG